The following proteins come from a genomic window of Misgurnus anguillicaudatus chromosome 10, ASM2758022v2, whole genome shotgun sequence:
- the tent5aa gene encoding terminal nucleotidyltransferase 5A, translating to MAEEDRVNTGSSNVSVLSWEQVQRLDLILTESIPIHGRGNFPTLHMKPRQIVTAVRSRMRDQGIHVRDVRLNGSAASHVLHEDSGLGYKDLDLIFCVDLKGETEFQIVKNIVLDCLLDFLPEGVNKKKITPLTLKEAYVQKMVKVCNDSDRWSLISLSNNRGKNVELKFVDSLRRQFEFSVDSFQIHLDSLLFFYECSENPMAKTFHPTIIGESVYGDFAAALDHLRNKVICTRNPEEIRGGGLLKYCHLLVRGFRAASESEMKTLQRYMCSRFFIDFSDINEQQWKLESYLQNHFVGLEDRKYDYLMTLHGVVNESTVCLMGHERRQTLGLIAMLAVRVLAEQNVIPNVANVTCYYQPAPYVADCNFSNYYVAQVQPVFACHQQSFSTWLPCN from the exons ATGGCTGAAGAGGACCGCGTCAATACTGGCAGCAGTAACGTCAGTGTGTTAAGCTGGGAACAGGTTCAGCGTCTCGACCTCATCCTGACCGAGAGCATCCCGATCCACGGCCGCGGAAACTTCCCCACGCTCCACATGAAGCCGCGGCAGATTGTGACAGCGGTGCGGAGCCGCATGCGGGATCAGGGCATACACGTGCGCGACGTGCGCCTCAACGGCTCCGCGGCCAGCCACGTCCTGCACGAGGACAGCGGACTCGGTTATAAAGACCTGGATCTCATATTCTGCGTGGATCTGAAGGGAGAGACCGAGTTTCAGATTGTTAAAAACATCGTCCTGGACTGTCTGTTAGACTTTTTACCCGAGGGGGTCAATAAGAAGAAAATTACACCCTTGACTttaaag GAAGCATATGTGCAGAAAATGGTGAAGGTGTGCAATGATTCAGACCGCTGGAGTCTGATATCCCTCTCCAACAACAGGGGCAAAAACGTGGAGCTGAAGTTCGTGGACTCCTTGCGTCGACAGTTTGAGTTCAGCGTCGACTCTTTTCAGATTCATCTAGACTCTCTGCTTTTTTTCTACGAGTGCTCGGAAAACCCGATGGCCAAAACCTTTCACCCCACCATCATTGGCGAGAGCGTGTACGGGGACTTCGCGGCCGCTCTGGACCACCTGCGCAACAAGGTGATCTGTACGAGGAACCCGGAGGAGATCCGGGGAGGAGGACTCCTGAAGTACTGCCACCTTCTGGTGAGAGGTTTTCGAGCCGCCTCGGAGTCGGAGATGAAGACTCTCCAGCGCTACATGTGCTCGCGCTTCTTCATCGACTTCTCGGACATCAACGAGCAACAGTGGAAGCTGGAGTCGTACCTCCAGAACCACTTCGTGGGCTTGGAGGACCGCAAGTACGATTATCTCATGACACTGCACGGGGTGGTGAACGAAAGCACGGTGTGTCTGATGGGACACGAGAGGCGACAGACGTTAGGACTGATCGCTATGCTGGCGGTCCGCGTGCTGGCCGAGCAGAACGTCATACCCAACGTGGCAAACGTCACTTGCTATTACCAGCCTGCACCTTACGTAGCAGACTGCAACTTTAGCAATTATTATGTTGCCCAGGTTCAGCCAGTGTTCGCTTGCCATCAACAATCCTTCTCCACATGGCTACCGTGCAATTGA